A single Parabacteroides timonensis DNA region contains:
- a CDS encoding UDP-2,3-diacylglucosamine diphosphatase, which produces MNPSRKKIYFASDAHLGARFHKDPLAVEKKLVRWLDSIKEDALAIYFLGDIFDYWYEYKYVVPKGFTRFLGKLAELSDSGVEIHIFIGNHDIWMFDYLPNEIGATIHRDVLTVDILGKRFFLGHGDEVDYRSKAFRFIRALFRNKFCQWLYAGIHPRWTFGFALRWSLSSRKKGLEKHKTCESPDYQGEEHEYMVLFAKEYLKTHPDINFFIFGHRHIMLDLMLSRTSRLLIAGDWMRLFSYIVWDGENLFLEQFEAE; this is translated from the coding sequence ATGAATCCTTCGCGGAAGAAAATATATTTTGCATCGGACGCCCACCTGGGCGCCCGCTTTCACAAAGACCCGCTGGCAGTCGAGAAAAAACTCGTTCGCTGGCTCGATAGCATCAAGGAAGATGCACTGGCAATCTATTTCCTGGGAGACATATTCGACTACTGGTATGAATATAAATATGTAGTACCCAAAGGTTTTACCCGTTTTCTAGGGAAACTCGCCGAACTGTCGGACAGCGGTGTAGAGATTCATATATTTATCGGCAACCACGATATCTGGATGTTCGATTATCTTCCTAATGAGATAGGAGCAACCATTCACCGGGATGTATTAACTGTCGACATACTAGGTAAACGTTTCTTCCTGGGGCACGGTGACGAAGTAGATTACCGTAGCAAAGCATTCCGTTTTATCCGCGCTCTTTTCCGCAATAAATTCTGTCAATGGTTGTATGCCGGCATTCATCCCCGTTGGACATTCGGTTTTGCTCTCCGCTGGTCGTTGAGCAGTCGCAAAAAAGGGCTGGAGAAGCACAAGACATGTGAATCTCCCGACTATCAAGGGGAAGAGCACGAATATATGGTTCTCTTTGCCAAAGAGTATCTGAAAACACATCCGGATATCAACTTCTTCATTTTCGGCCACCGTCACATCATGCTCGACCTAATGCTCTCACGTACTTCCCGCCTACTGATAGCCGGCGACTGGATGAGACTGTTCTCCTATATCGTATGGGACGGGGAAAACCTGTTCCTTGAACAGTTCGAAGCAGAATAA
- a CDS encoding acetate/propionate family kinase encodes MKILVLNCGSSSVKYKLFNMDTHEVLAQGGVEKLGLPGSFLKFTQPDGKKVILDKELPEHNAAIEFILSVLTDEKYGCIKSFNEIDAVGHRVVHGGEAFSGSVEITPEVIGKMVECIDLAPLHNPPNLKGIRAMSALIPGIRQVGVFDTAFHQTMPDYAYMYGLPYSLYKKYGIRRYGFHGTSHRYVSKRACEILGVPYEEQKIITAHVGNGGSIAAVNNGKSVDTSMGLTPVEGLLMGTRCGDVDAGALSFIMDKEKLDAKGLSDLINKQSGVQGLSGISSDMREIEAAVAEGDKRAILALNVYNYRIKKYIGAYAAAMGGCDILVWTGGVGENQWATRRVVCENMEYMGMKIDVQKNEGMRGEEMVISTPDSKVTIIVVPTDEEYMIASDTMDILGK; translated from the coding sequence ATGAAGATATTAGTTTTAAATTGCGGAAGTTCGTCTGTAAAGTACAAGTTGTTCAATATGGACACACATGAAGTACTTGCACAGGGGGGGGTGGAGAAACTGGGTCTGCCGGGTTCTTTCCTGAAATTCACTCAGCCGGACGGTAAGAAGGTTATTCTGGATAAAGAATTGCCGGAACACAATGCGGCTATTGAGTTTATCCTGAGCGTACTGACAGATGAAAAATACGGCTGTATCAAGTCGTTTAACGAAATTGACGCTGTAGGTCATCGTGTAGTACACGGTGGTGAAGCATTCAGCGGAAGTGTGGAAATTACTCCGGAAGTGATTGGTAAAATGGTTGAGTGTATCGACCTGGCACCGCTGCATAACCCACCAAACCTGAAAGGTATCCGTGCCATGAGCGCATTGATCCCGGGTATTCGTCAGGTGGGGGTATTCGATACTGCTTTCCACCAGACAATGCCGGATTATGCTTATATGTACGGGCTGCCTTATTCCTTGTATAAGAAATATGGTATCCGTCGTTACGGTTTCCACGGAACAAGCCATCGCTACGTGTCAAAACGTGCTTGCGAAATCCTGGGTGTTCCTTACGAAGAACAGAAGATCATCACAGCTCACGTAGGTAACGGTGGTTCTATCGCTGCTGTTAATAACGGTAAGAGCGTAGATACTTCCATGGGATTGACTCCGGTTGAAGGTCTGCTGATGGGAACCCGTTGCGGTGATGTGGATGCAGGTGCACTTTCATTTATCATGGATAAAGAAAAACTGGATGCGAAAGGCTTATCCGATCTGATCAACAAACAGAGCGGTGTTCAGGGGCTTTCTGGTATCTCTTCCGATATGCGTGAGATCGAAGCTGCTGTTGCTGAAGGCGATAAACGTGCTATTCTGGCTCTGAATGTTTATAACTACCGTATCAAGAAATACATTGGTGCTTATGCTGCTGCCATGGGTGGTTGCGATATCCTGGTATGGACCGGTGGTGTAGGTGAAAACCAGTGGGCTACCCGTCGTGTTGTATGTGAAAACATGGAATACATGGGTATGAAGATCGACGTTCAGAAGAACGAAGGCATGCGTGGTGAAGAAATGGTGATCAGTACTCCGGACAGTAAGGTAACAATTATCGTTGTTCCTACCGACGAAGAATATATGATTGCTTCCGATACAATGGATATATTAGGTAAATAA